One stretch of Anolis carolinensis isolate JA03-04 chromosome 3, rAnoCar3.1.pri, whole genome shotgun sequence DNA includes these proteins:
- the ankrd42 gene encoding ankyrin repeat domain-containing protein 42 isoform X3, which produces MPASVGPDVPKKKMPVCKTIHDAVKTGNVKQLAEMVKCGTNLNEADPIHKFSPLHWAALSGSLECLHWLLWHGADSNAVTGRGWTAAHLAAIKGQDACMQALHLNGANLEIQDDRGCTPAHLAATHGQSYTLQTILRSGVDANVSDKNEWKPVHNAAFHGRLGCLQLLVRWGGTLDDVESNGNLPVHLAAMEGHLHCFKYIVSKMPTLVHALKARNDHGETPRDLAERFYKSSIVEYIDVLQKEKDPLKREENVTFPGHEAAFKGDLDTLRILLENRVININERDDRGSTLLHKAAGQGHLHVLEWLINREADCDIANDAGETPKDIAKRFAQLAVVEYLKNKMGNDSDEEIDVKDSQFFERHGVEGSTDCKSDLNVEEQTKIQSRERAFQKIEELKGLLEIAINNYKQLGGIMPEERQTKIEEKQLTKLCRELEAQLEYERLRRETLEAQVDEYREEIKTLQEQLEKTQLDTAIIPAETSNSDFGKPAPISVKVTMDSGKEKKKQKKKPFFSPGGVFVRRC; this is translated from the exons ATGCCGGCGTCTGTTGGCCCAGATG TTCCAAAGAAAAAGATGCCAGTGTGCAAGACCATACATGACGCAGTCAAAACTGGGAATGTCAAACAGCTTGCAGAGATGGTGAAATGTGGAACTAACCTTAACGAGGCGGACCCCATCCACAAGTTCTCACCTTTGCACTGGGCAGCCCTTTCTGGAAGCCTGGAG TGCCTTCATTGGCTGCTGTGGCATGGAGCTGACTCAAATGCGGTGacaggaaggggctggactgcgGCTCACCTTGCTGCTATCAAAGGCCAGGATGCTTGCATGCAG GCCCTTCACCTTAATGGGGCAAATTTAGAAATCCAGGACGATCGAGGGTGCACTCCAGCTCACCTAGCAGCGACCCATGGGCAGTCATATACCTTGCAAACTATACTAAGAAGTGGAGTG GATGCGAATGTTTCTGACAAGAATGAATGGAAGCCTGTTCATAATGCGGCCTTTCATGGCAGACTGGGATGTCTGCAGCTCCTTGTGAGATGGGGAGGCACTTTAGATGATGTGGAGAGCAATGGAAACCTCCCAG TTCATCTGGCAGCCATGGAGGGCCATTTGCATTGCTTTAAATACATTGTGAGCAAGATGCCCACTTTGGTCCATGCGCTGAAAGCCAGAAATGACCATGGAGAGACTCCTCGGGACCTAGCAGAGCGGTTCTACAAGAGCAGTATTGTTGAGTATATCGATGTTTTACAGAAGGAGAAGGATCCTTTGAAGAGGGAGGAAA ATGTAACATTTCCAGGTCACGAGGCTGCCTTCAAAGGGGATCTGGACACATTAAGAATATTGCTGGAAAATAGAGTCATCAACATTAATGAGAGGGATGATAGGGGATCTACTCTGTTGCACAAAG CTGCTGGACAAGGCCATTTACATGTCTTGGAATGGTTGATCAATAGAGAAGCGGACTGTGATATTGccaatgatgctggagaaacgCCAAAAGACATTGCTAAGAG GTTTGCCCAGTTGGCTGTTGtggaatatttaaaaaacaagatgggaaatgattctgatgaggaaattGACGTAAAGGACTCACAGTTCTTTGAAAGACATGGCGTGGAAGGGAGCACGGACTGTAAAAGTGATTTGAATGTAGAGGAGCAGACTAAAATACAAAGTCGTG AAAGAGCCTTCCAAAAGATTGAAGAGCTGAAGGGACTTCTGGAAATTGCTATCAACAATTATAAGCAACTTGGCGGAATAATGCCTGAAGAAAGGCAGACAAAAATTGAAGAGAAGCAGCTAACCAA GTTGTgcagggagttggaggcccagcTAGAGTATGAACGGCTGCGGCGGGAGACGTTGGAGGCCCAGGTGGACGAGTACCGCGAAGAGATAAAAACactccaggagcaacttgagaaaactCAGCTCGACACAGCCATCATCCCTGCG gagacttccAATTCTGATTTTGGAAAACCAGCCCCTATTTCTGTCAAAGTGACCATGGATTctgggaaagagaaaaagaaacagaagaaaaagccTTTCTTCAGCCCTGGCGGAGTGTTTGTGAGAAGATGCTAA
- the ankrd42 gene encoding ankyrin repeat domain-containing protein 42 isoform X2 — translation MPASVGPDAVPKKKMPVCKTIHDAVKTGNVKQLAEMVKCGTNLNEADPIHKFSPLHWAALSGSLECLHWLLWHGADSNAVTGRGWTAAHLAAIKGQDACMQALHLNGANLEIQDDRGCTPAHLAATHGQSYTLQTILRSGVDANVSDKNEWKPVHNAAFHGRLGCLQLLVRWGGTLDDVESNGNLPVHLAAMEGHLHCFKYIVSKMPTLVHALKARNDHGETPRDLAERFYKSSIVEYIDVLQKEKDPLKREENVTFPGHEAAFKGDLDTLRILLENRVININERDDRGSTLLHKAAGQGHLHVLEWLINREADCDIANDAGETPKDIAKRFAQLAVVEYLKNKMGNDSDEEIDVKDSQFFERHGVEGSTDCKSDLNVEEQTKIQSRERAFQKIEELKGLLEIAINNYKQLGGIMPEERQTKIEEKQLTKLCRELEAQLEYERLRRETLEAQVDEYREEIKTLQEQLEKTQLDTAIIPAETSNSDFGKPAPISVKVTMDSGKEKKKQKKKPFFSPGGVFVRRC, via the exons ATGCCGGCGTCTGTTGGCCCAGATG CAGTTCCAAAGAAAAAGATGCCAGTGTGCAAGACCATACATGACGCAGTCAAAACTGGGAATGTCAAACAGCTTGCAGAGATGGTGAAATGTGGAACTAACCTTAACGAGGCGGACCCCATCCACAAGTTCTCACCTTTGCACTGGGCAGCCCTTTCTGGAAGCCTGGAG TGCCTTCATTGGCTGCTGTGGCATGGAGCTGACTCAAATGCGGTGacaggaaggggctggactgcgGCTCACCTTGCTGCTATCAAAGGCCAGGATGCTTGCATGCAG GCCCTTCACCTTAATGGGGCAAATTTAGAAATCCAGGACGATCGAGGGTGCACTCCAGCTCACCTAGCAGCGACCCATGGGCAGTCATATACCTTGCAAACTATACTAAGAAGTGGAGTG GATGCGAATGTTTCTGACAAGAATGAATGGAAGCCTGTTCATAATGCGGCCTTTCATGGCAGACTGGGATGTCTGCAGCTCCTTGTGAGATGGGGAGGCACTTTAGATGATGTGGAGAGCAATGGAAACCTCCCAG TTCATCTGGCAGCCATGGAGGGCCATTTGCATTGCTTTAAATACATTGTGAGCAAGATGCCCACTTTGGTCCATGCGCTGAAAGCCAGAAATGACCATGGAGAGACTCCTCGGGACCTAGCAGAGCGGTTCTACAAGAGCAGTATTGTTGAGTATATCGATGTTTTACAGAAGGAGAAGGATCCTTTGAAGAGGGAGGAAA ATGTAACATTTCCAGGTCACGAGGCTGCCTTCAAAGGGGATCTGGACACATTAAGAATATTGCTGGAAAATAGAGTCATCAACATTAATGAGAGGGATGATAGGGGATCTACTCTGTTGCACAAAG CTGCTGGACAAGGCCATTTACATGTCTTGGAATGGTTGATCAATAGAGAAGCGGACTGTGATATTGccaatgatgctggagaaacgCCAAAAGACATTGCTAAGAG GTTTGCCCAGTTGGCTGTTGtggaatatttaaaaaacaagatgggaaatgattctgatgaggaaattGACGTAAAGGACTCACAGTTCTTTGAAAGACATGGCGTGGAAGGGAGCACGGACTGTAAAAGTGATTTGAATGTAGAGGAGCAGACTAAAATACAAAGTCGTG AAAGAGCCTTCCAAAAGATTGAAGAGCTGAAGGGACTTCTGGAAATTGCTATCAACAATTATAAGCAACTTGGCGGAATAATGCCTGAAGAAAGGCAGACAAAAATTGAAGAGAAGCAGCTAACCAA GTTGTgcagggagttggaggcccagcTAGAGTATGAACGGCTGCGGCGGGAGACGTTGGAGGCCCAGGTGGACGAGTACCGCGAAGAGATAAAAACactccaggagcaacttgagaaaactCAGCTCGACACAGCCATCATCCCTGCG gagacttccAATTCTGATTTTGGAAAACCAGCCCCTATTTCTGTCAAAGTGACCATGGATTctgggaaagagaaaaagaaacagaagaaaaagccTTTCTTCAGCCCTGGCGGAGTGTTTGTGAGAAGATGCTAA
- the ankrd42 gene encoding ankyrin repeat domain-containing protein 42 isoform X1 produces MRLSAERCCFPAWHDPPPVPKKKMPVCKTIHDAVKTGNVKQLAEMVKCGTNLNEADPIHKFSPLHWAALSGSLECLHWLLWHGADSNAVTGRGWTAAHLAAIKGQDACMQALHLNGANLEIQDDRGCTPAHLAATHGQSYTLQTILRSGVDANVSDKNEWKPVHNAAFHGRLGCLQLLVRWGGTLDDVESNGNLPVHLAAMEGHLHCFKYIVSKMPTLVHALKARNDHGETPRDLAERFYKSSIVEYIDVLQKEKDPLKREENVTFPGHEAAFKGDLDTLRILLENRVININERDDRGSTLLHKAAGQGHLHVLEWLINREADCDIANDAGETPKDIAKRFAQLAVVEYLKNKMGNDSDEEIDVKDSQFFERHGVEGSTDCKSDLNVEEQTKIQSRERAFQKIEELKGLLEIAINNYKQLGGIMPEERQTKIEEKQLTKLCRELEAQLEYERLRRETLEAQVDEYREEIKTLQEQLEKTQLDTAIIPAETSNSDFGKPAPISVKVTMDSGKEKKKQKKKPFFSPGGVFVRRC; encoded by the exons ATGCGGCTTTCAGCAGAGCGGtgctgttttcctgcatggcatgacccacctccag TTCCAAAGAAAAAGATGCCAGTGTGCAAGACCATACATGACGCAGTCAAAACTGGGAATGTCAAACAGCTTGCAGAGATGGTGAAATGTGGAACTAACCTTAACGAGGCGGACCCCATCCACAAGTTCTCACCTTTGCACTGGGCAGCCCTTTCTGGAAGCCTGGAG TGCCTTCATTGGCTGCTGTGGCATGGAGCTGACTCAAATGCGGTGacaggaaggggctggactgcgGCTCACCTTGCTGCTATCAAAGGCCAGGATGCTTGCATGCAG GCCCTTCACCTTAATGGGGCAAATTTAGAAATCCAGGACGATCGAGGGTGCACTCCAGCTCACCTAGCAGCGACCCATGGGCAGTCATATACCTTGCAAACTATACTAAGAAGTGGAGTG GATGCGAATGTTTCTGACAAGAATGAATGGAAGCCTGTTCATAATGCGGCCTTTCATGGCAGACTGGGATGTCTGCAGCTCCTTGTGAGATGGGGAGGCACTTTAGATGATGTGGAGAGCAATGGAAACCTCCCAG TTCATCTGGCAGCCATGGAGGGCCATTTGCATTGCTTTAAATACATTGTGAGCAAGATGCCCACTTTGGTCCATGCGCTGAAAGCCAGAAATGACCATGGAGAGACTCCTCGGGACCTAGCAGAGCGGTTCTACAAGAGCAGTATTGTTGAGTATATCGATGTTTTACAGAAGGAGAAGGATCCTTTGAAGAGGGAGGAAA ATGTAACATTTCCAGGTCACGAGGCTGCCTTCAAAGGGGATCTGGACACATTAAGAATATTGCTGGAAAATAGAGTCATCAACATTAATGAGAGGGATGATAGGGGATCTACTCTGTTGCACAAAG CTGCTGGACAAGGCCATTTACATGTCTTGGAATGGTTGATCAATAGAGAAGCGGACTGTGATATTGccaatgatgctggagaaacgCCAAAAGACATTGCTAAGAG GTTTGCCCAGTTGGCTGTTGtggaatatttaaaaaacaagatgggaaatgattctgatgaggaaattGACGTAAAGGACTCACAGTTCTTTGAAAGACATGGCGTGGAAGGGAGCACGGACTGTAAAAGTGATTTGAATGTAGAGGAGCAGACTAAAATACAAAGTCGTG AAAGAGCCTTCCAAAAGATTGAAGAGCTGAAGGGACTTCTGGAAATTGCTATCAACAATTATAAGCAACTTGGCGGAATAATGCCTGAAGAAAGGCAGACAAAAATTGAAGAGAAGCAGCTAACCAA GTTGTgcagggagttggaggcccagcTAGAGTATGAACGGCTGCGGCGGGAGACGTTGGAGGCCCAGGTGGACGAGTACCGCGAAGAGATAAAAACactccaggagcaacttgagaaaactCAGCTCGACACAGCCATCATCCCTGCG gagacttccAATTCTGATTTTGGAAAACCAGCCCCTATTTCTGTCAAAGTGACCATGGATTctgggaaagagaaaaagaaacagaagaaaaagccTTTCTTCAGCCCTGGCGGAGTGTTTGTGAGAAGATGCTAA